In the Myxococcota bacterium genome, TCGCTGGGGATGGGCCAACGCGACTGCAATCGGCACGCGCATATCCGGTAAGCCTAACTGGGCCATGACGGATGTGTCGTGGAACTCCACCAGCGAGTGCACGATCGACTGGGGGTGCACCACGACGTCGACGCGCTCCGGCGGCACGTCGAAGAGCCAGCGGGCCTCGATCACCTCGAGCCCCTTGTTCATCAGGGTCGCCGAGTCGATCGTGATCTTCGGCCCCATGTCCCAGTTCGGGTGGTTGAGTGCCTCGGCCACCGTCGCCTGGGCGATGCGACCGGCTTCCCACGTGCGAAAGGGCCCGCCCGACGCGGTGAGGATCAGCTTGTGGATCGTGGCCGGGTCTTCGCCGGCGAGCGCCTGGAAGATCGCGCTGTGCTCGCTGTCGACCGGCAGGAGCGCGACCTTGCGCGCCGCGACTTCGCGGCGGACCAGCGCGCCGGCCATCACCATCACTTCCTTGTTCGCGAGGGCGACGTCGCGACCCGCGCGGATCGCAGCCAGCGTGGGCGCGAGCCCGACGGCGCCCACGAGCGCCGCCACCACGAGGTCGGCCTCGAACTCGGCGACGGCCACCAGGCCTTCCGGGCCCGAGGCGATCTCTCCGTCCCAGTCGGAGCCGAGTCGCTCACGCAGCTCGCGGGCGCCCTCGGCGTCCGCGACCGACACCAGGCGCGGTCGGAACTGACGCACCTGCGCGGCCAACTTCTCGACGCGTCGGCCGGCCGCGAGTGCGGTCACGGCGTAGCGATCCGGGTGGGCGGCGGCGACGGCCAGGGTCTGCTCACCGACGCTTCCGGTGCTCCCGAGCACAGCCAGGCGCTTCACGCCGCTAGCCCTCGCCTTCGCTCGGAAGCTGGGCGCTGATCAGACCGAATCGGCGCTCTCGCCCCGCGTAGTCGTGGATCGCTTCGTGCAGGTGCTCGGCGCGGAAGTCCGGCCACATGAGGTCGGTTACGTAGAGTTCGGAGTAGGCGACCTGCCACAAGAGGAAGTTCGAGATCCGCGACTCGGAGCCCGTTCGGATCAGGAGATCCGG is a window encoding:
- a CDS encoding 1-deoxy-D-xylulose-5-phosphate reductoisomerase, whose protein sequence is MKRLAVLGSTGSVGEQTLAVAAAHPDRYAVTALAAGRRVEKLAAQVRQFRPRLVSVADAEGARELRERLGSDWDGEIASGPEGLVAVAEFEADLVVAALVGAVGLAPTLAAIRAGRDVALANKEVMVMAGALVRREVAARKVALLPVDSEHSAIFQALAGEDPATIHKLILTASGGPFRTWEAGRIAQATVAEALNHPNWDMGPKITIDSATLMNKGLEVIEARWLFDVPPERVDVVVHPQSIVHSLVEFHDTSVMAQLGLPDMRVPIAVALAHPQRLELDLPRLDLAAIARLDFETPDTKRFPCLAHAFDALSAAEAAPAVLNASNEVVVEAFLGGGLAFPRIAATNGAVLDAFAAQGGPGTLRDLDDVMAADDWARARARESLAAGGLG